The following proteins are co-located in the Egibacteraceae bacterium genome:
- a CDS encoding ParA family protein: GDGAREDATQARDGAVVPAESDDGAREDATQARDGAVAPAEPGDGAPVDSPPAHDEPPPAAYESPGEAIAAGVLSPHFDRARVLTIANQKGGVGKTTTAVSVSAALAELGSRVLLVDLDPQGNATSGVGVKVGPTHPTIYDVLVGGVDLEDAIEATSVRNLFVVPANLDLAGAEIELVSAFSREQKLRNALEPIRSEYDIVLIDCPPSLGLLTVNALSAGDGLLVPIQCEYYALEGLGALRRNADLIRAQLNPDLDITGFVLTMLDARTRLSQQVVDEVRTHFGDKVFNSRIPRSVRLAEAPGFGQPITVFDPGSRGSMAYRRLAAELLQRLVTNGPPPDRRTEGAPA; this comes from the coding sequence CGGGTGACGGCGCCCGTGAAGATGCGACGCAGGCCCGGGACGGCGCGGTGGTGCCCGCAGAATCGGACGATGGCGCCCGTGAAGATGCGACGCAGGCCCGGGACGGCGCGGTGGCGCCTGCAGAACCGGGCGATGGCGCTCCCGTGGATTCGCCGCCAGCGCACGATGAGCCGCCTCCGGCGGCCTATGAGAGCCCCGGGGAGGCCATCGCTGCGGGTGTCCTCTCCCCTCACTTCGACCGCGCGCGGGTCCTGACCATCGCGAACCAGAAGGGCGGTGTGGGCAAGACCACCACCGCCGTGTCCGTCTCGGCAGCCTTGGCGGAACTCGGCTCCCGGGTCCTGCTGGTCGACCTGGATCCGCAGGGCAACGCCACGTCCGGCGTGGGCGTCAAGGTGGGGCCGACCCACCCGACCATCTACGACGTGCTGGTGGGGGGGGTGGACCTCGAGGATGCCATCGAGGCGACCAGCGTCCGGAACCTCTTCGTCGTGCCGGCCAACCTGGACCTCGCCGGCGCCGAGATCGAGCTGGTCAGCGCATTCAGCCGTGAGCAGAAGCTCCGCAACGCGCTCGAGCCGATCCGCTCGGAGTACGACATCGTCCTCATCGACTGCCCCCCGAGCCTGGGCTTGCTCACCGTCAACGCCCTCTCGGCTGGCGACGGCCTCTTGGTCCCGATCCAGTGCGAGTACTACGCCCTCGAGGGTTTGGGGGCCTTGCGCCGCAACGCGGACCTGATCCGCGCCCAGCTCAACCCCGATCTCGATATCACCGGCTTCGTGCTCACGATGCTGGATGCGCGCACCCGGCTGAGCCAGCAGGTGGTCGACGAGGTCCGCACGCACTTCGGGGACAAGGTGTTCAACAGCCGGATCCCGCGCTCCGTCAGGCTCGCGGAGGCTCCCGGCTTCGGGCAGCCGATCACGGTGTTTGACCCGGGTTCCCGGGGCTCCATGGCCTACCGTCGCCTGGCCGCCGAGCTACTTCAGCGCCTCGTCACCAATGGACCACCGCCTGACCGGCGGACGGAAGGAGCACCGGCATGA
- a CDS encoding ParB/RepB/Spo0J family partition protein → MSSRPSGLGRGLGALIPSAAPGSSGLLSLRLTAIVPNPRQPRGVFDDTALEELAHSLREIGVLQPVLVRPAGEGRFELIAGERRVRAARLAGLEEIPAVVRDSRDNDLLTEALVENLHRSDLNPLEEAAAYQQLLDDFGMTHDALAGKLGKSRSAISNALRLLNLPVGLQQAVAGGALSAGHARAILGLDDRDRQEQVGRRVVAEGLSVRATEDLVRALLAAAVADDAGEEDQGTGRRQFPSPYDGLQRRLSDVLATRVRIAGTPSRGTVVIDYAGQEDLERLLGVLTRGTGEDLLSEPA, encoded by the coding sequence ATGAGCAGCAGACCGAGTGGGCTGGGCCGGGGCCTGGGAGCCCTGATCCCTTCCGCAGCACCGGGATCAAGCGGTCTGCTGAGCCTGCGGTTGACCGCGATCGTGCCGAATCCGCGCCAACCGCGGGGGGTCTTCGACGACACCGCGCTGGAGGAGCTCGCGCACTCCCTGCGGGAGATCGGGGTGTTGCAGCCGGTCCTGGTCCGCCCCGCCGGGGAGGGACGCTTCGAGCTGATCGCCGGGGAGCGGCGCGTTCGTGCCGCCCGGTTGGCCGGGCTGGAGGAGATCCCCGCGGTCGTGCGCGACTCTCGGGACAACGACCTGCTCACCGAGGCGCTGGTGGAGAACCTCCATCGCAGTGACCTCAACCCCCTGGAGGAGGCGGCCGCGTACCAGCAACTGCTCGATGACTTCGGCATGACCCACGACGCGCTCGCCGGGAAGCTCGGCAAGTCCCGGTCGGCCATCTCCAACGCCCTGCGGCTCCTGAATCTGCCTGTCGGGCTGCAGCAGGCGGTCGCCGGCGGCGCGCTGTCCGCCGGCCACGCCCGTGCGATCCTGGGTCTTGATGACCGTGACCGCCAGGAGCAGGTGGGACGGCGGGTCGTGGCCGAGGGGTTGTCGGTCCGTGCGACCGAGGACCTGGTCCGTGCTTTGCTCGCTGCGGCTGTAGCCGACGACGCGGGCGAGGAGGATCAGGGCACGGGGCGGCGGCAGTTCCCCTCCCCCTATGACGGGCTCCAACGCCGGTTGAGCGATGTCCTCGCGACACGGGTTCGCATCGCCGGGACGCCGTCACGGGGCACGGTCGTCATCGACTACGCCGGGCAGGAGGATCTGGAGCGTCTCCTGGGCGTGCTCACTCGCGGGACAGGCGAGGACCTCCTCAGCGAACCAGCCTGA
- a CDS encoding D-alanine--D-alanine ligase — translation MSSAALRVAVLAGGLSLEREVSLRSGRRVAEALADRGHHVTRLDLDEGLVDRLLEADVDVCYLALHGKAGEDGTIQGLLELLDLPYTGPDTIASAIAWDKGVCKGLLTRASIPTPDWVAVSADAIQDMGAARALGRVAERLGDDLVVKPSQGGASMGVRRVEAGGDLAAALVTAFSYHEVVLIERFVAGAEVAVSVVDGEPLPAVEIVPRAGTYDFAARYTHGATEFFAPARLDEPVLQRCREVAVAAYEMVGCRHVSRADMIVDEAGQPWLLELDTCPGMTETSLLPMAAQAGGWDFAALCERIIRLVAQPTAPQARVISRS, via the coding sequence ATGAGCTCCGCGGCGCTGCGCGTGGCCGTCCTGGCCGGCGGGCTCTCCCTCGAGCGGGAGGTCAGCCTGCGTTCGGGCCGCCGTGTCGCCGAGGCGCTCGCGGACCGCGGCCACCACGTGACCCGGCTGGACCTGGACGAGGGCCTGGTCGACCGCCTGCTGGAGGCCGACGTCGACGTCTGCTACCTGGCCCTGCACGGCAAGGCCGGCGAGGACGGCACCATCCAGGGCCTGCTGGAGCTGCTCGACCTGCCCTACACCGGCCCCGACACGATCGCGTCCGCGATCGCCTGGGACAAGGGCGTGTGCAAGGGGCTGCTCACTCGGGCGAGCATCCCCACCCCCGACTGGGTGGCGGTGTCCGCCGACGCCATCCAGGACATGGGCGCTGCCCGCGCCCTGGGACGGGTCGCGGAGCGCCTGGGCGACGACCTGGTGGTCAAGCCCTCCCAGGGCGGGGCCTCCATGGGGGTGCGCCGGGTCGAAGCGGGCGGCGACCTGGCCGCGGCTCTGGTCACCGCCTTCAGCTACCACGAGGTGGTCCTCATCGAGCGCTTCGTGGCGGGAGCCGAGGTTGCGGTCTCGGTCGTGGACGGCGAGCCGTTGCCCGCAGTGGAGATCGTGCCGCGGGCGGGCACCTACGACTTCGCCGCGCGCTACACCCACGGCGCCACGGAGTTCTTCGCCCCGGCACGTCTGGACGAGCCGGTGCTGCAACGATGCCGCGAGGTCGCGGTCGCGGCCTACGAGATGGTGGGTTGCCGTCACGTGAGCCGTGCCGACATGATCGTGGACGAGGCTGGGCAGCCATGGCTCCTCGAGCTCGACACGTGCCCGGGCATGACCGAGACGTCCCTGCTGCCGATGGCCGCCCAAGCCGGAGGCTGGGACTTCGCCGCGCTGTGCGAGCGGATCATCCGCCTCGTCGCCCAGCCGACCGCGCCGCAGGCGCGCGTCATCAGCCGCTCGTAG